A region from the Sander vitreus isolate 19-12246 chromosome 1, sanVit1, whole genome shotgun sequence genome encodes:
- the LOC144518989 gene encoding leukotriene B4 receptor 1, translated as MNNSTELSSSEEIAMAPEEFDGGTAVACVILGLSFLVGAPGNLLVIWTILRHVKQRSHTVVLILHLAAADLLVLTTLPLWIYSLAHHWVLGEASCKFLVYIIYVCMFSSIFFITLMSVERYLAICHPFVMMRWKTKSVMNRCLVLLWLLALLLGVPDILTRPSDESNGTGQCFIKEYSSVTQEIILSCLETLGGFVVPFIILSICYCLVAAQLRKMSFISKQKSMVLVHAVVLAFILCWLPYHIINITDLVCILTSGTEHECVPRSVVFSSGALVFISSSVNPVLYVLFARNLRGSLEESRLVRLFQEMATHTIKLRELVVQQQTGQMVANTQVELMSD; from the coding sequence ATGAACAACTCAACTGAGCTGTCTTCCTCAGAGGAAATTGCTATGGCCCCTGAGGAGTTTGACGGTGGGACAGCAGTGGCTTGTGTGATCCTGGGCCTGTCCTTCCTGGTAGGAGCTCCAGGGAACCTGCTGGTGATCTGGACTATCCTGAGACACGTCAAGCAGCGTTCCCACACTGTGGTGCTCATCCTGCACCTGGCTGCTGCAGACCTGCTGGTCCTCACCACCCTGCCTCTGTGGATCTACTCCCTGGCCCACCACTGGGTGTTAGGAGAAGCCTCCTGCAAGTTCTTGGTGTACATTATCTATGTATGCATGTTCAGCAGCATCTTCTTCATCACCCTTATGAGTGTGGAACGCTATTTAGCCATCTGTCATCCATTTGTGATGATGCGCTGGAAGACCAAGAGCGTTATGAACAGATGTCTTGTACTTTTGTGGCTCCTTGCTCTGCTTCTAGGAGTGCCTGACATACTGACAAGGCCTTCAGATGAAAGCAATGGAACTGGGCAGTGTTTTATCAAGGAATACAGCTCTGTGACCCAAGAAATCATCTTGTCATGTCTGGAGACCTTGGGGGGCTTTGTAGTTCCTTTTATCATTCTTAGTATCTGTTACTGTCTAGTAGCTGCCCAGCTCAGGAAAATGAGTTTCATCTCCAAACAGAAATCCATGGTTCTTGTGCACGCTGTGGTTCTAGCCTTCATACTGTGCTGGTTGCCTTACCATATCATCAACATTACTGATCTAGTTTGCATCCTGACATCTGGCACAGAACATGAATGTGTTCCGAGGAGTGTTGTCTTTAGCTCTGGTGCCCTTGTTTTCATCAGCAGTTCAGTGAATCCTGTGTTATATGTCCTCTTTGCGAGGAACTTACGAGGGAGTCTGGAAGAGTCCCGACTGGTCAGGCTGTTCCAGGAAATGGCCACTCACACCATCAAACTCAGGGAGCTGGTAGTACAACAGCAGACTGGCCAGATGGTAGCAAATACACAGGTAGAGCTGATGTCTGACTGA
- the LOC144518979 gene encoding leukotriene B4 receptor 1 — translation MNNSTELSSSEEIAMAPEEFDGGTAVACVILGLSFLVGAPGNLLVIWTILRHIKQRSHTVVLILHLAAADLLVLITLPLWIYSLAHHWVFGEASCKAMVFMINACMYSSVFLITLMSVERFVAVRHPFASADWKRKKALNKVLLALWTAAFVFSIPVIPTQGVGKAAGEEHCLYRFYTSVTQELVCVLLETLLGYILPFTILVVCYGCLCSRITQMSFKSKRKSTVLIASVVVVFAICWTPHHIGNVLSLIILATENSLPDAAKNLESIRSTMAFIAGAMVFISSTVNPILYMFAARSFRSSLRDTGIQKLFLHISSTSPGEGNKELYFVSKRQSNQTNSSQCVSESKDQMDIK, via the coding sequence ATGAACAACTCAACTGAACTGTCTTCCTCAGAGGAAATTGCTATGGCCCCTGAGGAGTTTGACGGTGGGACAGCAGTGGCTTGTGTGATCCTGGGCCTGTCCTTCCTGGTAGGAGCTCCAGGGAACCTGTTAGTGATCTGGACTATCCTGAGACACATCAAGCAGCGTTCCCACACTGTGGTGCTCATCCTGCACCTGGCTGCTGCAGACCTGCTGGTCCTCATCACCCTGCCTCTGTGGATCTACTCCCTGGCCCACCACTGGGTGTTTGGAGAAGCCTCCTGCAAAGCCATGGTGTTCATGATCAACGCCTGTATGTATAGCAGCGTTTTCCTCATTACCCTTATGAGTGTGGAACGCTTTGTGGCCGTGCGCCACCCCTTTGCCTCGGCTGactggaaaaggaaaaaagctttaaataaagttctgCTAGCTCTGTGGACTGCAGCATTCGTGTTCAGCATACCAGTCATCCCAACTCAGGGAGTAGGGAAGGCTGCTGGTGAGGAGCACTGTCTGTACCGGTTTTACACTTCTGTGACCCAGGAGCTGGTGTGTGTGCTGCTAGAAACACTGCTGGGCTACATATTACCCTTCACCATCCTCGTGGTCTGCTATGGCTGCCTGTGCAGCCGGATTACTCAGATGAGCTTCAAGTCCAAGCGCAAGTCCACAGTGCTGATTGCCAGTGTAGTGGTTGTGTTTGCCATTTGTTGGACGCCTCATCACATAGGAAATGTCCTCTCACTCATCATCCTGGCCACTGAAAACTCCCTCCCGGACGCAGCAAAGAATCTGGAGAGCATCAGGAGCACCATGGCTTTCATTGCTGGAGCCATGGTCTTCATTAGCAGCACTGTTAACCCCATCCTCTACATGTTTGCGGCTCGCTCCTTCAGGAGCTCCCTGCGTGACACCGGCATCCAGAAGCTCTTCCTCCATATCTCCAGCACCTCCCCAGGTGAGGGCAATAAAGAGTTGTACTTTGTGTCCAAGAGACAGAGCAATCAGACCAACAGTtctcagtgtgtgtctgagtcaaAAGACCAAATggacattaaataa